ATGAACATTCCGCGAAGATGATGATGAAATAATTTCGTATCGAATTTTTTCATGGAACAACTATAATCCCTATTTAATGAGAATTAATTTTTTAATGATACTGCTGGCTGAAGTTGAAAGCCGGTAGAAATATAAACCGCTCGAAAGTTCCGCGCCGTTAAGATACGCGCTGTGCAATCCTGCCGCAAGTGGTTCGCTCACAAGCCGTTCTACTTCTCTTCCGCTCACATCGAAAACTGCTAAAGAAACGAATGTCGGCTGAGAAATCCAAAACTCGATTGTCGTTCCGGGATTGAACGGGTTGGGAAAATTTTGCGCAAGCCGGATTTCTACCGGTTGTTCAACGTCTTCAAAGCGCGGCAACTGCTGGCTGTACCCTGATACGCGAATTTGTTTCACTCCCATTTCCACCGGCTGACCGAATTCAAGCCAATCTTCATACGTTTTTTCTCCCCACGAATTCCAATCGTACGGGTTGTTGATATTTTCATCGCGAACATATTCGATAAACTCCTTGCTCGCAACCTGATACATCAATTTCACTTCTACCGTTTCCGTATTGAACGGAAGTGCGTAGCGAGTTTCATCCCAGTATTGTCCGTCTTCGTAATGATAGCCGACCGGTTCCGCTCGATGTTCAAGAAATGCCGCGTACGAAAATCCGCGGGGAGGAATTCGATTATCAAGATAAACAGAATCATTCATCGCCGCGAGGAATGATGGTCCAGCAGTCATTCCAACCTGTGCGGCGAGCGTGTGAGAAATTCCCGGCTCGGTGTGATACAATTTCAGTTGTGCATCAAGGATGACTTTTCGCTCCGTCGTATCGTATCTTCCCGATTCAAACACAACCTGACCTGATTGATTTCTCCCAACAACATTCAACCACAACAGTCTTCCTTCAGGAAAACCGGTTGGCAATTTATGTCCGGTGAGATTGGTTACACGAATATGAGCAACAACTGAATCGGTTTCTCTTCCTGCAACAACTTCGAGTAGCGCCGCTTCACTGAGAATCTGTTTTGCTTCTTCCAAACCTTTTCCGATTGCAATCGAACTCACGCCGCTCCATTGTTTGTGAACAGAACGTGGCGCAAAAGTATTTCCGCCGGAGAAACTGTGACTTGCAATGTCAAGTCGTGGTCTCGTTCCGGGCAACGATGAACCCGTTCCCGGTTTCTTCTTCATGTGACACGATTGACACGAACCTGCTTCGCCGCGGGTCGCAAACCAACTGAGTTTCCATTCACTATAGGTTCGTTCCATCGTCACCTGAAGATGCGGTGAAAGATTGCGCGCATTTTCCGTCAAATACGGATTGCTGACCTGATGACACACACCGCAGTACTCGCTTGTTTTATAGAACGGGTCAACAAATGATTGTTCGCACGGATGCGGAGTTCCGCGAGCGCCTCGCACCGGAGCGCTGAATCGTTGCGTTGCATACATTCCGTTTCCATATCCCGGAACAGAATCATTGATTATGGCACTGCCGTCGTTGTTTAACGGGTCAACCATGCGATGACAGAAATCGCAGTGAATTCCATCGAGGTCGCTTCCGAACATATCCTTCACCGTTTGCGGATGCGAACGACCGGCAAGCCATCCCGAAGGAGAATGACAACGCAAGCAATATTCACCGACATCAAGTCCGCGTCCCATCATATATTTTGACGTTATGGAAAGCATCGCGTTGAAGAACGGGTCTTTCGGCGCGTGCGCCATCATACTTCCCGACCATTCTTCGACTTGTTGAAGATGACACGGCTTACAACTCGAAACCGGCGCGGCTGTGTCCGCCTGTCCGGGTTGCGTGCCGGGGAGAAAAATGAAGGGTTTGTATTCTTTATAATTGATGAACGCGAAGAAAAGGAACGCGACAGCGAAAACAATAGGAATGCGCACCCATAATAATGTTTTCGTTGTCTTCATCGTTTTTTGTTAGATTATTTCGCCGCGAGCGCTTTATCTAATTGATTCACAATCTCCGCAGCAGGAACACCGGGAAAATGATTTGCGAACTGAATTGTTCCGTTCTTCTGAACTACGTAGAGACTTTTCAACGGACAGGTTCCGGGCGTGTATCGTCCACTGTACTTTGCCGTTGCATCGCCTTTCGGGTCGTACAAAAACCTAAGCGTCAATTTTCTTTCTTTCACGATGCGTTCAATCGTTGCTCTGTCTTCGCCTAACTGACTGACAGCAACAATCTCGACGCCTTTCTTTTCGTACATAGATTTGATTTTTTCCATATCGGAAATGACGGAGAGACACCCGCTGCATAAATTCGTGAACCAGAACATCCGCACCTTATCATTCTTCGCTTTGGAGAAGTTGA
This region of Ignavibacteriota bacterium genomic DNA includes:
- a CDS encoding TlpA family protein disulfide reductase, which produces MKTTFIIYIIIFCFTTITYAQFFQNVKVAKVGEQAPEFSLTDFQGKAFNFSKAKNDKVRMFWFTNLCSGCLSVISDMEKIKSMYEKKGVEIVAVSQLGEDRATIERIVKERKLTLRFLYDPKGDATAKYSGRYTPGTCPLKSLYVVQKNGTIQFANHFPGVPAAEIVNQLDKALAAK
- a CDS encoding T9SS type A sorting domain-containing protein, coding for MKTTKTLLWVRIPIVFAVAFLFFAFINYKEYKPFIFLPGTQPGQADTAAPVSSCKPCHLQQVEEWSGSMMAHAPKDPFFNAMLSITSKYMMGRGLDVGEYCLRCHSPSGWLAGRSHPQTVKDMFGSDLDGIHCDFCHRMVDPLNNDGSAIINDSVPGYGNGMYATQRFSAPVRGARGTPHPCEQSFVDPFYKTSEYCGVCHQVSNPYLTENARNLSPHLQVTMERTYSEWKLSWFATRGEAGSCQSCHMKKKPGTGSSLPGTRPRLDIASHSFSGGNTFAPRSVHKQWSGVSSIAIGKGLEEAKQILSEAALLEVVAGRETDSVVAHIRVTNLTGHKLPTGFPEGRLLWLNVVGRNQSGQVVFESGRYDTTERKVILDAQLKLYHTEPGISHTLAAQVGMTAGPSFLAAMNDSVYLDNRIPPRGFSYAAFLEHRAEPVGYHYEDGQYWDETRYALPFNTETVEVKLMYQVASKEFIEYVRDENINNPYDWNSWGEKTYEDWLEFGQPVEMGVKQIRVSGYSQQLPRFEDVEQPVEIRLAQNFPNPFNPGTTIEFWISQPTFVSLAVFDVSGREVERLVSEPLAAGLHSAYLNGAELSSGLYFYRLSTSASSIIKKLILIK